TGCGGACTGGCGCTGATGATGACGGACCATCAACGTGCCTTGATGCTAATTTCGGTTTTACGGAGTGTGCTGACGGTGAGCGCCGCGCTGGCGCTCGTTCAGCCACTTGGTATCGTTGGCGTCGCCGGAGTGATGGCGTTAGGTGTCGCTCTGCAAAACATTTGGACGCTTGGATACGTCAAGCACGCGGTGGGAATCTGGACCCATGCGCGGATGTGGATACGTTGAAGAAGGAGTGGCGATCCAATGGAGATCAAACCGCTGTTGATTCTTGGCGACGGCACGTTTGCAACCGAGACGCTCGATATTGCAGAGACCGCCGGCGGATTCAAACCGCTGGGCTTTGTCAATAGTCTGGAACGTCCTGCGTCAGGGGCAGTCCACGCTGGCTTGCCAGTGTTTTGGATTGATGAGATTCCTTTCCGACCAGCTGAATGTTATTTGGTCGCCGGAATTGTGAGTACAACACGTCGCAATTTTATCGAAACGATGCTGGCGCGTGATTACAAATTTACTTCGGTGATTCACCCCTCGGCGACCATTTCCCGTCGCTCTAGCATCGCGGCTGGGTGTGTGATTAACGCGGGTGTGGTCATTTCGGCAAACACTCGCGTTCAAGCGCATGTGATTTTGAACCGGGGTTGTTTGATCGGTCACGATAATTTGATTCAGCCGTTTTGCACCATTGGTCCAGGGGCGAATCTAGCCGGCGGTTTAGAAATCGGCGAAGGCGCGTATATCGCCGTGGGCGCGGTGATTCGAGACCATGTGACCATCGGCGCCGGGTCGGTGGTTGGCGGAGGCGCGGTTGTGGTCAAATCGGTGCCGCCGAACGTGCTGGTGGCTGGCTTGCCCGCGCAAATCATGAAAACAGATGTCAAAGGACTATAGCCATGAACGATCTAGCCACACCGCTGGTTATCAATGCGGCGATCACCGGAATGGTGCCGCGCAAAAAAGACAATCCAGCCGTGCCAACGACACCAGAGGAAATTGCTCAAGATGTGGAACGCTGCTACCAAGCTGGGGCGCGAACGATTCACATTCATGCGCGGGGCGATGATGAAGAGCCGACCTATCACCGCCAAGTCTTCTCCGAAATCATTCGCGGGATCCGCAAACGAATTCCGCAAGCAATCATCTGCGTGACGACAAGCGGTCGCGTGTACAAAACGTTCGCAGAACGCAGCGATCCACTTGAACTTGATGGCGATGTCACACCGGACTTGGCGTCGCTGACGCTGGGCTCGATGAATTTTCCCAGGCATGCATCCGTTAACGAACCTGAGATGATTGGGCGGCTGGCGGCGCGGATGGCAGAGCGCGGGATCGTGCCCGAACTTGAGATCTTTGAGTTTGGGATGCTTGATTACGCGCACTATCTAATTGGCAAACGGATCCTCCAGCCACCGTTCGTGTTCAACATCATCCTGGGTTCGCTCGGGACGCTGACCGCGACGCCGCTGAATTTGGCGCTCATGGTCGAACGCTTGCCCCAACCCGCGTTTTGGTCGGTGGGCGGCATCGGGCGCTTTCAATTCCCGATGAACGCGCTGGGCGTCGTGATGGGTGGTCATGTGCGGATCGGTCTCGAAGACAATCTCTATATGGACGCCGCCAAGACCGATCCTGCCACCAACGAACGCTTGATTCAACGCATTGCGAAGCTGGCGTGCGCGACCGGTCGCACGATTGCAACGCCGGAACAAGCTCGAATGCTGATTGGCTTGAGATGACCCCGGCGGATGCGCGGAACTGGTCCGACGAAAAATCGCCGCGGGTTTTGTTGGTGGGACCTGCCTTTCCAAATCAGGAGATGGGGGGATTGCCGCTGGCGCTAAACGATGTCGCCGAACAATTGCGCCGCCACGGCTGGGAGGTCGACGCGGCGATCTATGCGACTGCCGCGAATGGCGACCCGCGCGGCGAGACGCGTTCCTTGCGTTCTACGTTCCTGAGCAATCGCTTGGAACCCTGGCAACGCTGGCGCGCGTTGATGAATCTGTGGCTGGCGTTGCCCGAGAACATTCGCCAATTCACCTCCATACTCACGCGCCCTAATTCGTATTTTGTAAACGCATCGAATAATTTGCAAGCCATCGAACAAATCCTGGCAAGCTGTCATGCTGATCTCGTTCTCGTTTGCGTGGATGGCAGCGCGCCCGGCACGGCGGCTCTGGTGGCGGAACGACACCCGCGCGTGGCGGCGATCAGTCTTGCCGGTTTAGCGAATGAATTGAACGCGCAGTGGTGGGATTGGATGCGGGGAATCGTTGCGGTGAGATTACGCAGCCAAGCGCATCCCTTTCTGTTTCGCCGCGTCTTGCCACACCAACTCCGTTACGCGGTATTCGCCAGCCGGCATTGGCAAGGTCAAGCGACGCAAGCTGGCTTGAAGGCGCCAAGCCACACGATTTACTTTGGGGTGCCGTTACCGGAACCTCTGCCGCGAGTGACAAACATGCGCGGGCGCTTGTTGTGGGTAGGTCAAATGACTCGCAACAAAGGGCTGCATTTATTCTTGGAGGCGTTGCCGCAAATTCGCAAGCGCATTCCAAAGGTCACTTTGACGGTCGTCGCGACCGAGGGATTACCGGGTTATCGCGAACTCGTGAGGAGCATGATCAGAAAATATAACCTGCAGGATATCGTGACGATTCTGCCCCCGGTTCCGCGCAGCGCATTGCGCCAGCTATATGCCGAACACGATATTCTGCTGTTCTACTCGATCTATGCCGAGCCAGTCGCCCTTGTTTTAATGGAAGCGTATGCGGCAGGAATTCCGGTGGTCTCATCCAAGGCAAACGGAGACGCGTTGCTTGCGCAAGACCAAGTAACTTGCCTGTGTTATGATCCCCGCCGAATCGAGACGCTGGTTGATGCGGTTGCGCGAATGTACAATAATGCCGAGATGCGCCGGATAGTTTCACATCGCGCGCAAGAAATCGTCAGAGAAAATTTTTCGTTGGCTGCGATGGGAGATGCCTATGATCGCCTGCTCCACACGATCATCAATGAAAATCCATAGCGGCGCATTTCCGACGCCATTGGAGGATGGCGCAGTTGTTGATCGTTGGAGTTGTTGCCGTGCTATGCACGGCATTTCATTTTCTACTCCAATCCGTAAACTTGTTTCGGCGCGAGATAATCGGAAAATCGGTCAATCAGTTTTTTGCGAACCGAATAACACAAATGGCACGCATCCACATAACCCGCGTCGTGCGGCACGTTGTATTCCGTCGCCAAACGCGCGGGACCTCCGTCAATCAGCGCGCGAGCAATCGGGTGCGCGTCCGCGCGATAATTTTTAACGAGCGCGGGGAGCGGCGTGCGCCACGCGTTGCCCATACCCAAGCCCTGACAGAGGTACACATTGCCGTACGCATCAATGTGCACCCGTCCTGGATTTGCCAATTCTTCGTGTGGACATTCGGTGAACGAATCCCAGGATTGTGTGGCAAGTCCGGCGGTCAATTTCTCTGCCGCGCGTCCGCGAAACATGACGCCGCCGCCGATAACCGGTGCGCCCTTCGCTTGGGCGGAATTAGTTTGAACCGTCGGCTTTTCGATGCAGATCGAATTCGTCGGCAAGCCCAATCGCTTTGCCGCGCGGAGCGCGCGTTTCGCCGGACTATCCGCTGCATCCGAATGAAACGCGTCATCGCTGATGCTGAGATCGGCGATGCCCAGGTCGCGTAGCGGCGCGAACCACAATGCGGCATCGTCTTCGCTCGTCGCGAAATACGCGTTCGTGACAATGCCGACTTGGAATCCACGCGCCCGTGCCGACCGGATGCTCTCGATCAGCAACGGATAAAACAGAAACGACTCGCCGCCCTCAAAGTAGATCGAATTGATCGTGCCGATCTTTTCGGCTTGGTCGAGAACTTGCTCGACCTGGCTCAACGTAAACGTACCTTTGGCGAACGGACTACCGAACACAAAACAGTGATCGCATTCAAACGCACATTGGTACGTGAGCAGAAAATGAATACCGGTGAGCATGTTGCCTCCTTACAAGAGTCTCGCTTTCCAAATTTTGGGTACGCGCCGCGTGTACGTAATGTCCTCCGCGCCGAGAAACGCGCTGAGTGCCTCAATCGCGTTTGCAATCGCGCGCGCGGCGTTCGCCGGCGCGTTCGGTTCGGCGTAGACCGCGTTGATGTGATAGCGCGCGTTCGCGCGATCCATCGTCGAATCAATTCGTCCGATCAACCGGTCGCCGTGCAGGATCGGCAGGACGTAATAACCGAATTTGCGTTTCGCGGCGGGCGTGTAAATTTCCATCGTGTAATCGAAATCGAAAAATAATTTTGTGCGCGCGCGGTCGCAAATCAAGTTGTCGAACGGCGATAATAGCGTTGTGTGCGGTTGCCATTCGTCGGCTTTAATCTTTTCGAGCAACGGCACATCGTCCGCGTGGAGGTACCACTCGCCTTGCCAATCGGCGACTTGTACGCGCAGGATACGTTTTTCGTTCTCCAATTCGGCGAGCACGCGATTCAAATTCGGATATCGCCCGCGAATGAAATGTTGCTGAATCTGGCGCGGCGTCGCGACGCCCAGCGCGCGGAGAGATTTCTGCGCCGCGGCACGCACAATCTCACGCGCACTCCACCTCTCGCGCGGCGTCCACTCAGGTAGAAAGGTTTTGCTCAAGCCCCATTTTTTTTGAATGCCCTCGCGCCCAACGACCATCAACGTGCCTTGCATCCACAAGAAATCCAACATCCGACTGACGGTACGACCCGAAGTCCAGCCGGTCGAGACCCAGGCACGCGAGGCGTCGCCGCTCTCGCCCAGGTCGCGCGAAAGCATCGCGCCATGTCGACGAATCTGCGCGAGAATTCTGCGCCGCATCACATCGTTTTGTTTGGTCCATGCACGCACGCGTTCCGACCACGGTGAATCGCCCTTGGCATAGCCGCGCATCCGCGCGCCGTGAATCGGATAATCCTCCGTCAAGACGATGCTCGCACAGTGCGCCCAGTACTCGAACAGTTTGCGCTCCTGCCACATCAACGCGTCGAGATGCGCGGAATCGAAATTGCCAAGCCGACTCCACAGCACGAGCAAGTGACTGCGCGCGACTGCGCTGATCGGATCAATCTGGATACAACCCAGGTCGCGCACGAGGTTGAGGATGCCCTCTGCATCCGCACCGTGTCGCGCGTGAGCGAGGTGTTGCCGCGTGATCGCCAAGCGACGCGCGTGAGTCGGAGTCAATGAAAAAAGTGTGTGTGTGTGTTCAGTCATTCCATCTCAATTCGGTGACCTGTTTGGGTCAGTGTTGTTATCGCGCGCTCCATCTGGTTTGCTTTGACTATCACGTAATAGACTTTATCGGAAACAACTTTTGCCTCTCGCCAAGACGCAACGCACGCAAAGAATCATCTTGAAAAAACTTGTCGTTCTTGGCGGCTTGGCGAGAGATGTCTTATTCCCGATAATGTCTAATCAGTATCGTAGGTCGAGAGCGCGAAAATCGAAACGCCCGCGTCCGCGAGCGGCGTGGCAAGCGACGCGAGAATCCCGGTCAGTCCGAAATCAAGCTGTCCCGCAACGCGCAACGCGCGCCAATCGCGTTCGCAGTTCACATCGCGCGGCGCAGCGCGTTGATCGCATACAATCGAAAATTCGTCGCGCGTGCGTGTGATCGAAACAAGATCACCGCGCGCCCAATCGGGAATCGGAGCATCGAGCGCGAGTCGGCAAATCGCAAAGGTATCACGCAAAAGCAACAGAGTGAGCGCGGTCATTTAGCGTCGCCAAATTGCCGGCAAGAATTCAAATGGGCTTGCGCTGTGAACCGGATTGGTCAACGGATAAATGTTGTTGTCTTCGTTGCGTTCGAGCACAAAACCAAAATTCGGACTACACAAATTACCGCTCAGGTCGTCGCACATATCTATTTGCGCGAAAAAAGTATGTTCGCCGGGTGAAACCCAACAATCTACCGGCACCACAACGGACTCGCCGATCCCAAGCGCGTAGACCCAGCTCCAATTCGTGCCGCCGCCGAGCGCGGGACAATTCCCGGCGTCGGTTCGACCGGAGGGCGGGCGATCTATAAACACGTCTACGTAGAAAAAATAATTCGTCGCGCCGCCATTATCTGGAACGCGCACGAGCGGTGGCATCGTACGGCGTCCGCCGGATTGTTGTCCTATCTGTACGCCGGATTGGGACGCGCGATTGAACGACTGCGTCCCGCGATTGCTCACAAGAACCGAGATCGTTTTGGTCATATAGTCGCTCGTCGTCACCGGCGCGCTGAGACCGACCACGGTGAAATCGGGATAGGGATTCGTTGGCGTAGGCGTGCGCGTGGGCGTCACCGAAGCAATCGGCGTTGGCGGTGGATCGTAAATCGGCGAGAAGGTGCGCTGAATGTTGCTGATGCGAACTTCGTCAATCCTGCCATTGAAGCACGAACCGGCTGGGTCACAACCAATCAACCACGTAGTATAGTTGCCAAAGCCGCCCGCGTACGCACCAGGCACCAGCCCTATCGTTGGGATTTCGCACAACGGATAAATCGCCGAACCAAGTTGCATCTGCGGATTGCAGCGGTGAGTGTACACGTTACTGGGCGGCAGCGGATCCACGCTGACCCCATGCAAAACGCCATCCACCCAAAACTCGATGCCGCGCGGACCCCAGGTCGTGGCGAGATGGTGAAAGCGCCATTTTTCATAGGGCCACACGACGGGCGTAGGATAAAAATATGGACCGGTATTTCCGCCGGCAAGATAGCGACACGGATTGATGCCGGTGTCCACATGGTGCCAACCCGCCGAGCCGATTTGGAACATTAACATGCCGTCCACAAACATGCGCGCGGCGTATTGACCGGAACCATAGTCGTTCCCGGCGGAAAGGATCGAAAAATAACTACTCACATAAGGACACGCGGAACTGAAATCCACGTACGCTTCGACGGTGCCCGCGCTAAGATAACCCAGGTTCCCGATGCGCGCGTACGAACCTCGCCCATCCACGCGGAGCGCGTTGCCGTAAAGTCCGGCGGTAAGCATCGCGTTGCCGTTGAGCGTGCCGGGATGCAAACCCACGGCATCGGGCACGCTGTTACCATCGGCGGAGTCAAAGTGATAGAGCGCGACGGTGTACGGGTCCACACTTGGCGGAGCGAGCGGCAGGCGCGGCGATACCCGCGGGGTGGACGTGGTTGCCGCGCTCGGCGTCGCATGATTCGCGGCGGCGGTCGCGCCAAAAATCAGGATGATGAATACTGGGACAGTCAAACTCAGAAACGTTCGCGCAGTTTGGGTGAGGTTCAACATTGTGAACTGCTCTCCGACGTACCAACGTGTGAATTCGGTCAGTCACGAACACATCAAACTGATTTAGCGCGGTCGAGCCGCGCTTGCGCCGATCTGAATAGCGGCTTGAAATCATCCAGGAACCAATCTTGTTTCTCATTCCACAGTTTTCTGAGCGCGGGGCTGGACACGTAAATATCCTGGAAATAACGTTCCCACTCCACCCAGGGATAATCGGGCATATTGATGCGATGCGTCAACACAAAGTCCGCAAAGTCCATCATCATTTCGGCGGTGCTTAACACGCGATCATATTCCGAATCCTCTTCGGCAATTTCCTTGTTGTTGTAAAAATAGGGACGCAGGTCCGCATGGTCAACAAAAAAACGATCGATCTCGATCATCGTGCCTTCCAGGTTTTGGTAGATAGTCGCGTTGGTCGCCTTGGTCTGCTCGCGCGTCTGGTTGCGTAGTTGCGCCAGCGAGTACAGCAAAGCGGGCACGCCGATCAGCCCGACTAACGCTTGAATCACGGCGGCGATGGCGAGAAGCGTTTCATTATCCATGTTGGCTCCGCGCTTGGGCATCGAGCAGACTGAGCATGGATCGAATGAACGGATCGTCGCGTTGCAATTCATAGCTGCGCGTGTAGATTTCGACCAAGCACTGGCGCAATGTCGCATCATCGGGCAGATCGGTCGCGGGGTTCAGCGGCAACCAAAGCAACTTCATTCGCATCGTCGCCGCGTTTCCGATGGGCACGCGATAGTTTGGCAGGCGATCCACCCACCGCGCACCATGTCGCCGATAGAACGCGATGCGCCGGGCGCGTAGCGCGCGTGTGTCCGCGTCGCCCTCGTCGTCCGTTTCGACTTCGAGCAACAAGCCGCGTGTCGCGCTTTGATCGCGTAACGTGTTGGCGACGTGATCGAGTAGTTTGCCGCCGATGCCCAGGTTGCGCGCGTCCCGCGACACCGCCAGATATTCGAGGAGGTGAATGTCGCGGGCGATGTCCGGCACGAGAATCGCAAAACCCAACAGGGTGTCGCCGCGCGTCGCGCCGAAGAACCAACGCGTGCCGGTTGCGATGCTTTCCACCAAGAAACCAAATTCCGCGCGTTCGTGCGGCGGAAAACTGTCGAGGTAAATCGCGCGGAACGATTCCATCTGTTGAGATGGAATGTTTGAAACACGATTGAAATGAATGGGAATCAAGTCCATCGCCGGTTCAATTCGATTGCGCACGGGGTGCAGAAAGCCGCCGGTTTCTCCCCGACGGCTCGTACAACGGTAAGTGCGTTGGAAGTGTGCCTACAAATCCTTTGGCAATCGCATCTTCTTTGGTTCTGCCACAGACAAGCACACCAGGCAAATCAATGACCTCAGCAATCCAGCGCTCGTCTTCTTCGGGTTCGGTTTCGTTTTGAACTGAAAAACATTCGCGCCCATTTAGGCATCTCACGTTTGTTCAACACTAGCGTATGCGCTTTTCTCCTCATGCATCGCCTTGCCACGCAGGACTCGATCATACTCATCGTGACTACCGATGAAAAACCAGTACACGGTGTCGCCTTCGAGCAATCCCACTGCGCGGTGATCGCGTCCAATTCGGGCAGAATAGATTGGCTCGCTGTTGCTGACGCGCTTGAAATGCAGACCGCGCGGTGCAGGATCGGCGCGCCACAGACGATACGCTTTGTTCGCTTGATGTTGAACATCTTGCGAAAGTTTGTCATACCCTTTCCAAAAACTAGCAATGGTATGCGATTTCATCCCGGCGCGATTCTCCCATCTTGCGTAAAGCGCATTGGTTGAGTGCGTCCGGCGCGAATCTCGGCGCGCACCTGCTCTGCCATTTTCGCCAACTCATCTTGTGTCTCGGCAAATTGCGCGTCCCAACGCGGTTCGTCGGCAAGAATTTCTTCTTCCGTCTCGTTGTCATCCAGCGAGAAATCATCATTGGTTTGCAATTGAATGTAACACGCGTAATCCAGAATCTGCGCGACGCGTTCAGCCGGCAACGAACGAATAATGTTCACAAGCATCTGTTCGTATCGAGTCACCTGTTTTTTAGACGCGGTTTCCATCCCTTCACCTCTTGTCAACATTATAAACTCACTCCTCGCCGTTCGTCAATCACATCCCCTTGCCCAACAATTCGCGCAAGCGCCGTTCGATATCCGGGTCGAGCATCATCAGCGCGAGCTTGTTTTGTGTGATGGATGGATCATAGTCAATATGTTTGATTCGCAGATTGCCATCTTCCCACACCGCATACGTCGCGCTCGGCAAGCCGTGACGTGGCTGACCAAGCGAACCTGGGTTGACGATATGCGTGTTTCCAATTCGGCGAAGCGCAGGAACATGCGTGTGCCCCAGCAAAACGACATCCGCGTCTACGCCATCGAGTTCCGCGCGCAACGCGTCGTCGGACATGGTCGCGAAATCGAGACCGCCGCTGGCGGGGTCGCGTGGCGAGGAATGCGCGAGAAAAAAGCGCGCGCCGCCCATCTCCACGCGCAAGGTCGCCGGCAGACCGGCAAGCCAGCGCAAGTCGTTCGGGCGCAAGGTTCGCAACGTGTGCGCGCTCGTCGCCTGCGCGAGCGGGCGATACTCCGGCGGCGTCGCAAAATCCGCGCCGGTGGCAATCGCGTAAT
The Chloroflexota bacterium genome window above contains:
- a CDS encoding glycosyltransferase family 4 protein, with translation MPLALNDVAEQLRRHGWEVDAAIYATAANGDPRGETRSLRSTFLSNRLEPWQRWRALMNLWLALPENIRQFTSILTRPNSYFVNASNNLQAIEQILASCHADLVLVCVDGSAPGTAALVAERHPRVAAISLAGLANELNAQWWDWMRGIVAVRLRSQAHPFLFRRVLPHQLRYAVFASRHWQGQATQAGLKAPSHTIYFGVPLPEPLPRVTNMRGRLLWVGQMTRNKGLHLFLEALPQIRKRIPKVTLTVVATEGLPGYRELVRSMIRKYNLQDIVTILPPVPRSALRQLYAEHDILLFYSIYAEPVALVLMEAYAAGIPVVSSKANGDALLAQDQVTCLCYDPRRIETLVDAVARMYNNAEMRRIVSHRAQEIVRENFSLAAMGDAYDRLLHTIINENP
- a CDS encoding 3-keto-5-aminohexanoate cleavage protein yields the protein MNDLATPLVINAAITGMVPRKKDNPAVPTTPEEIAQDVERCYQAGARTIHIHARGDDEEPTYHRQVFSEIIRGIRKRIPQAIICVTTSGRVYKTFAERSDPLELDGDVTPDLASLTLGSMNFPRHASVNEPEMIGRLAARMAERGIVPELEIFEFGMLDYAHYLIGKRILQPPFVFNIILGSLGTLTATPLNLALMVERLPQPAFWSVGGIGRFQFPMNALGVVMGGHVRIGLEDNLYMDAAKTDPATNERLIQRIAKLACATGRTIATPEQARMLIGLR
- a CDS encoding YcaQ family DNA glycosylase, whose product is MTEHTHTLFSLTPTHARRLAITRQHLAHARHGADAEGILNLVRDLGCIQIDPISAVARSHLLVLWSRLGNFDSAHLDALMWQERKLFEYWAHCASIVLTEDYPIHGARMRGYAKGDSPWSERVRAWTKQNDVMRRRILAQIRRHGAMLSRDLGESGDASRAWVSTGWTSGRTVSRMLDFLWMQGTLMVVGREGIQKKWGLSKTFLPEWTPRERWSAREIVRAAAQKSLRALGVATPRQIQQHFIRGRYPNLNRVLAELENEKRILRVQVADWQGEWYLHADDVPLLEKIKADEWQPHTTLLSPFDNLICDRARTKLFFDFDYTMEIYTPAAKRKFGYYVLPILHGDRLIGRIDSTMDRANARYHINAVYAEPNAPANAARAIANAIEALSAFLGAEDITYTRRVPKIWKARLL
- a CDS encoding GNAT family N-acetyltransferase gives rise to the protein MRNRIEPAMDLIPIHFNRVSNIPSQQMESFRAIYLDSFPPHERAEFGFLVESIATGTRWFFGATRGDTLLGFAILVPDIARDIHLLEYLAVSRDARNLGIGGKLLDHVANTLRDQSATRGLLLEVETDDEGDADTRALRARRIAFYRRHGARWVDRLPNYRVPIGNAATMRMKLLWLPLNPATDLPDDATLRQCLVEIYTRSYELQRDDPFIRSMLSLLDAQARSQHG
- a CDS encoding NeuD/PglB/VioB family sugar acetyltransferase — its product is MEIKPLLILGDGTFATETLDIAETAGGFKPLGFVNSLERPASGAVHAGLPVFWIDEIPFRPAECYLVAGIVSTTRRNFIETMLARDYKFTSVIHPSATISRRSSIAAGCVINAGVVISANTRVQAHVILNRGCLIGHDNLIQPFCTIGPGANLAGGLEIGEGAYIAVGAVIRDHVTIGAGSVVGGGAVVVKSVPPNVLVAGLPAQIMKTDVKGL
- a CDS encoding ACT domain-containing protein — encoded protein: MTALTLLLLRDTFAICRLALDAPIPDWARGDLVSITRTRDEFSIVCDQRAAPRDVNCERDWRALRVAGQLDFGLTGILASLATPLADAGVSIFALSTYDTD